The following coding sequences lie in one uncultured Flavobacterium sp. genomic window:
- a CDS encoding TonB-dependent receptor: MKQQHSYLGILFLILCLISVPNHLFAQDKNTVSGKVLDDGGQTVPGANVSLKGTDKNTITDENGRFVFSNIAAGNYSIVATNVGYKTFEKQITLKEGESLEVNLLLEGESQSLKEVVVTGSSSPRSKLESSVAITTMGAKAIEDRAPSSTAALLQTIPGFVVEASGGEIGNNLFARGIPSAGAYEYVQIQEDGLPVFEDGALQFANADTFYRLDETVSKMEAVRGGSASIFANNAPGGIINFISKTGQNEFMGRAKFTTSDYGMFRTDLNLSGALIKDKLFFNVGGFYRADNGVRNTGFTANKGGQIKGNITYKFDDDDYLRVNFKHLDDRNTFYLPIPLKSNNGKIEGIDGFNPNYGTLTSVNFSHLNVPQYGGGTFSADLEDGSHPVINSIGAEFKKKISEKVTFKNAFKQTSIDLNYNAIFPNGGPWTQDAYATSVQNTTASNLTYSYVDNGQKLDPNALIMRADLWHIDKKMNNFANNFSFAFDLDPVKLTAGYYYSNWKSNQYWNWNSYLVGVSDNPRLLNVKDNTTGVNHTWNGIERITWLERDAQTKGLLNDVYADAEIKATDNLTFNAGLRYNKDKYSGYRDNARFFAENLGILANNTADDKVTTVKGNPYTYWRYDVSEWSYTAAGNYKFNDNMASYIRYSHGFRSPIEESFYDNAADLSKLENTQVNQFELGYKYSNSFFNVNANLFHMNLKNVAFTDILSDGSSENKFADVNNIGLEVETNARYKIVKLNFTFTVQKPEYDKFTGTNADGSTFDFNGNTARRIPKFFCNLRPEVDITKDLTAYVQFSYFDKKFTNQDNKQVLPAYKEVGAGLNYTYNNLRFAVDASNLFNEIGLTEGDPRQTTSATSDVFMARPILGRAFRFSVAINF, encoded by the coding sequence ATGAAACAGCAACATTCTTATTTAGGCATATTGTTTTTGATATTGTGCTTAATTTCTGTTCCAAATCATTTATTTGCTCAGGATAAAAATACCGTTTCGGGAAAAGTACTTGATGACGGTGGCCAAACCGTTCCGGGAGCAAATGTATCTCTTAAAGGAACTGATAAAAATACGATTACAGACGAAAACGGAAGATTTGTATTTTCGAACATTGCAGCAGGAAATTACTCAATTGTAGCAACGAATGTTGGCTATAAAACTTTCGAAAAACAAATTACATTAAAAGAAGGAGAATCTCTAGAGGTAAATTTACTTCTTGAAGGAGAATCACAAAGCTTAAAAGAAGTTGTGGTTACAGGATCTTCAAGTCCGAGATCTAAGCTTGAATCCAGCGTTGCAATTACTACAATGGGAGCCAAAGCGATCGAAGACAGAGCGCCATCAAGCACAGCAGCTTTACTTCAAACCATTCCCGGATTTGTAGTTGAAGCCTCTGGAGGAGAAATAGGAAATAACCTTTTTGCAAGAGGAATTCCGTCAGCGGGAGCTTATGAATATGTACAAATTCAGGAAGACGGATTACCGGTTTTTGAAGATGGAGCTTTGCAATTTGCCAATGCCGATACTTTTTACAGATTAGACGAAACGGTAAGCAAAATGGAAGCCGTTCGTGGAGGTTCGGCATCAATCTTCGCCAACAATGCTCCGGGTGGAATCATCAATTTCATTTCGAAAACGGGTCAGAATGAATTTATGGGAAGAGCAAAATTCACGACTTCAGATTACGGAATGTTCAGAACAGATCTTAATTTATCAGGCGCTTTAATTAAAGACAAATTATTTTTTAATGTTGGAGGTTTCTACAGAGCTGATAATGGTGTAAGAAATACAGGTTTTACAGCAAATAAAGGAGGTCAGATAAAAGGAAACATCACATATAAATTTGATGACGATGATTATTTAAGAGTTAACTTCAAACATCTTGATGACAGAAATACGTTTTATTTACCAATTCCTTTAAAAAGCAACAACGGAAAAATTGAAGGTATCGATGGGTTTAATCCAAATTATGGAACTTTAACGTCAGTTAATTTCAGTCACTTAAATGTGCCTCAATATGGTGGTGGGACTTTTAGCGCAGATTTAGAGGATGGTTCTCATCCGGTTATTAACTCAATTGGAGCCGAATTCAAAAAGAAAATATCTGAGAAAGTAACTTTCAAAAATGCATTTAAACAAACGAGTATCGATTTAAATTACAATGCAATTTTCCCGAATGGAGGCCCTTGGACACAAGATGCTTACGCAACAAGCGTTCAAAACACAACAGCAAGCAATTTGACTTATTCTTATGTGGATAATGGACAAAAATTGGATCCAAATGCATTAATTATGAGAGCTGATCTTTGGCACATTGACAAAAAGATGAACAATTTTGCTAATAATTTCTCTTTTGCTTTTGATTTAGATCCTGTAAAACTGACAGCTGGTTATTACTACTCGAACTGGAAATCGAATCAATACTGGAACTGGAATTCTTATTTAGTGGGAGTTTCGGATAATCCGAGATTGTTAAACGTAAAAGACAATACAACCGGAGTTAATCACACTTGGAACGGAATAGAAAGAATCACGTGGTTAGAAAGAGATGCACAAACTAAAGGACTTTTGAATGATGTTTATGCTGACGCCGAAATTAAAGCAACAGATAATTTGACATTCAATGCAGGTTTAAGATACAACAAAGACAAGTATTCCGGATACAGAGACAACGCCAGATTTTTTGCTGAAAACTTAGGAATTTTAGCAAATAATACTGCTGATGATAAGGTTACTACTGTAAAAGGAAATCCGTATACATATTGGAGATATGATGTAAGCGAATGGTCTTATACAGCTGCAGGAAACTATAAATTTAATGACAATATGGCTTCATACATTCGTTATAGCCACGGATTTCGATCTCCAATCGAAGAGTCTTTTTATGATAATGCTGCTGATTTAAGCAAACTTGAAAATACGCAGGTAAATCAATTCGAGTTAGGGTATAAATATTCAAATTCATTCTTTAATGTGAATGCCAATTTATTCCACATGAATCTGAAAAACGTTGCTTTTACAGATATTTTATCTGACGGAAGTTCTGAGAATAAATTTGCCGATGTAAACAATATTGGTCTTGAAGTAGAAACCAATGCGAGATATAAAATTGTTAAACTGAATTTTACGTTCACGGTTCAAAAACCGGAATATGATAAATTTACAGGTACAAATGCTGATGGTTCTACTTTTGATTTCAACGGAAATACAGCACGAAGAATTCCTAAGTTTTTCTGTAATCTAAGACCGGAAGTAGATATTACAAAAGATCTTACAGCGTATGTTCAATTCTCTTATTTTGATAAAAAATTCACAAATCAGGACAATAAACAAGTTTTACCAGCTTATAAAGAAGTAGGTGCAGGTTTAAATTATACCTATAATAATCTTCGTTTTGCAGTTGATGCTTCGAACTTATTCAACGAAATTGGTTTAACAGAAGGAGACCCGAGACAAACAACATCAGCAACAAGCGATGTGTTTATGGCAAGACCTATTTTAGGGCGCGCCTTTAGATTTTCGGTAGCGATTAATTTCTAA
- a CDS encoding MFS transporter, whose translation MKNIGIKISLYLNYFVFAILLNSVGIVILKSQRNYGVDEVQASILEAFKDMPIAIVSFFIASFLPRIGYRKSMLIGLGLVTLACISMYFGNSFDNAKILFATVGVSFALIKVSVYSLIGTVTETQKEHNALMSSIEGFFMVGIALAYFLFPAFNNENNPNSWLNVYWLLAGLSFVSFLFLLFIKFEEAEVSAGANLKDDFMQMFKLMAKLLTVIFVISVFLFVMIEQGILSWLPTFNTKVLHLPENISIMMASILAISLAIGRLIAGIVTKRVNWIWVLSFCIFSAMLIVIFVLPKTVGLEVKNINTLSDIPLIGFAFPLIGLFIAPIYPLLNSIVLSALPKNLQSSMTGLIVIFSALGGTLGSRITGWLFKNEGPENAFYFTLIPMSLLLISFFILKKITAKDEI comes from the coding sequence ATGAAAAACATAGGAATTAAAATCTCTCTTTATCTCAATTATTTTGTCTTTGCTATTTTATTAAATAGTGTGGGCATTGTGATTTTAAAATCGCAAAGAAATTACGGAGTAGATGAAGTTCAGGCCAGTATTCTAGAAGCTTTTAAAGACATGCCAATTGCTATTGTATCTTTTTTTATAGCTTCTTTTTTGCCAAGAATAGGCTATAGAAAATCGATGCTTATAGGTTTAGGGTTGGTTACTTTGGCTTGTATTTCTATGTATTTTGGAAATTCTTTTGATAATGCTAAAATTCTTTTTGCAACAGTGGGAGTTTCATTTGCTTTAATAAAAGTTTCGGTTTATTCACTGATAGGAACCGTGACCGAAACCCAAAAAGAGCACAACGCTTTAATGAGCAGCATTGAAGGATTTTTTATGGTGGGAATTGCTTTGGCTTATTTTTTATTCCCGGCTTTTAATAACGAAAACAATCCAAATTCATGGTTGAATGTGTATTGGTTATTAGCGGGATTATCATTTGTATCCTTTCTGTTTTTACTATTTATAAAATTCGAAGAAGCCGAAGTTTCTGCGGGAGCAAATCTCAAAGATGATTTCATGCAAATGTTCAAATTAATGGCAAAACTGCTAACCGTTATTTTTGTAATTAGCGTCTTTTTGTTTGTAATGATCGAACAGGGAATTTTGTCATGGCTGCCTACATTCAATACAAAAGTGCTTCATTTACCGGAGAATATCAGTATTATGATGGCCAGTATTTTAGCTATTTCATTAGCAATTGGTAGATTGATTGCCGGTATTGTAACCAAAAGAGTAAATTGGATTTGGGTTTTAAGTTTCTGTATATTTTCTGCAATGCTGATTGTGATTTTTGTACTTCCAAAAACTGTCGGATTAGAAGTAAAAAACATCAACACACTTTCAGATATACCTTTAATAGGTTTTGCATTTCCTTTAATCGGATTGTTTATTGCACCTATTTATCCTCTTTTGAATTCGATTGTACTAAGTGCTTTGCCTAAAAATCTGCAAAGTTCAATGACTGGATTAATTGTAATCTTTTCTGCTCTTGGCGGCACATTAGGTTCCAGAATAACCGGTTGGCTGTTTAAAAATGAAGGGCCGGAAAACGCATTTTATTTTACTTTAATTCCAATGTCTTTATTATTAATATCCTTTTTTATTCTTAAAAAAATAACTGCAAAAGATGAAATTTAA